AGGCGCCTATCCCAGCTGGCTGCAGATGCTGGATCGCCTGGAAACACTTTTAACTGAGAAGGTGTAAGATGAAACACATAGCCTGGGCCATGGGCCTGCTGCTTTTTCTGTCAGGCACCCGCGCTGAAACCTTCGCAGCCTCCCACTATGCGAAGGTCAACGGACTCCGCATGTATTATGAAATTCACGGGCAGGGTCAGCCGCTGGTCCTTCTGCATGGAGGCGGTTCATCCATTCAAACCACCTTCGGGAAAGTCCTTCCCACCTTGGCCAAAAGTTATCAGATCATCGCGATAGAACAGCAAGGGCATGGCCATACCGCGGATGTGGATCGGCCTTTCCGCTTTGAATCCATGGCCGATGATACAGCCGAGCTTTTGCGACAGCTTAAGATCGGCAAGGCGGATATTTTCGGCTTCAGCAATGGCGGGACTGTGGCTTTGCTGCTGGCTCTGCGGCATCCCTCGCAGGTGAAACGACTCGTCCTGGGTTCCGCCATCTATAGCCTGGACGGCATACCGAAAGAGATTCGGGAATCCTTCAAAAAGCCCATAGGCCCGCAGGATATACCGGCCGCCCTGCGCGAGGACTATCTGAAAAACGCGCCGCAGCCCGATAAGCTGCCGTTGCAGATTCAAAAACAGATGGCCCTTTTGAACTCGTTCGAGGGGATTCCAGAAAGCGCGATGAAGACCATCTCGGTTCCTACGCTTCTTTTATTCGGCGATCACGATCTTCGTCTGGAGCATCTTTTGGATATGCACCGGCTGCTTCCCCATTCGCGAATGGCGGTGATTCCTGGCGGTCATGGCGCATATATAGGCGAGGCGACGTCCCCATCCAACCCGGATATGATCGAGGCGACTTTAAATATCGTGAAATCGTTTCTGGCGGAAAAGCTGCCCTGAGGCGAGGCAAGGCCACCCGGAGGGGTGGCCAGACGCATCAAACGGTCATGACTTCTTTTTCTTTTTTGGTCAGACGCTCATCGACGGCTTTGATGAAGTTATCGGTGAGTTTTTGAATCTCATCCTGAACGCGCTTGCTTTCATCTTCCGTGATTTTCTTGTCCTTCTCCGACTTCTTCACTTCCTCGTTCACGTCGCGGCGGATGTGACGGATGGAAACCTTGGCTTCTTCCGACATCTTCTTCAGGTTCTTCACGATTTCCTTACGACGCTCTTCGGTCAGCTGCGGAATGGGAATACGCACGACAACGCCATCGCTGTTGGGCTGCAGGCCCAGGTCAGCTTTCATGATGGCCTTTTCGATTTCCTGGATCAGTTTTTTCTCGAAAGGCGCGACCAGGATGGTGCGGGCGTCAGGAGTGGACAGCGTACCCACCTGGTTCAGGGGGCTCATCGTTCCGTAATAGTCGACCTTCACGGAATCCAGC
This is a stretch of genomic DNA from Oligoflexus sp.. It encodes these proteins:
- a CDS encoding alpha/beta hydrolase, which produces MKHIAWAMGLLLFLSGTRAETFAASHYAKVNGLRMYYEIHGQGQPLVLLHGGGSSIQTTFGKVLPTLAKSYQIIAIEQQGHGHTADVDRPFRFESMADDTAELLRQLKIGKADIFGFSNGGTVALLLALRHPSQVKRLVLGSAIYSLDGIPKEIRESFKKPIGPQDIPAALREDYLKNAPQPDKLPLQIQKQMALLNSFEGIPESAMKTISVPTLLLFGDHDLRLEHLLDMHRLLPHSRMAVIPGGHGAYIGEATSPSNPDMIEATLNIVKSFLAEKLP
- the frr gene encoding ribosome recycling factor, producing the protein MTDFIAKCKDEMQKRVVGFEKDLTRVRTGRASISMLDSVKVDYYGTMSPLNQVGTLSTPDARTILVAPFEKKLIQEIEKAIMKADLGLQPNSDGVVVRIPIPQLTEERRKEIVKNLKKMSEEAKVSIRHIRRDVNEEVKKSEKDKKITEDESKRVQDEIQKLTDNFIKAVDERLTKKEKEVMTV